In one window of Macadamia integrifolia cultivar HAES 741 chromosome 2, SCU_Mint_v3, whole genome shotgun sequence DNA:
- the LOC122064815 gene encoding uncharacterized protein LOC122064815, which translates to MGSMLAQKDKMAIYYLSKKFLEYEVRYTSLEKTCAALIRATRRLQHYMVAYPIRLISRIDHIKYLFENPALTGKMARWLLLLSEFNITYVNQKSIKGRAIVDHLSTHPTEDGRSLDDAFPDEEIMVVEERNSVNTWQLYFDGVATQRGYGVGLLFITLDELYLPSSFRLDFPCTNNIAEYEACAIGLEIALTIGVKKIQVFGDSSIVICETQGKWKTRDEKLKPYQEYLKKTLNTLRKSL; encoded by the coding sequence ATGGGGTCCATGTTAGCTCAGAAAGATAAGATGGCTATCTACTATTTgagcaagaaattcttggaatatgaaGTTCGAtatacatcattagaaaagaCTTGCGCAGCTCTTATTCGAGCAACAAGAAGGTTGCAACACTATATGGTGGCATATCCAATTCGCTTGATTTCCAGAATAGATCATATTAAGTATTTATTCGAAAATCCTGCACTCACCGGTAAAATGGCAAGGTGGTTGCTATTACTATCAGAATTTAACATTACATATGTCAATCAAAAGTCTATCAAAGGCAGAGCAATTGTGGATCACTTGTCTAcacaccccacagaagatggaagatcattaGACGATGCTTTTCCAGATGAGGAAATCATGGTAGTTGAAGAACGAAACTCTGTGAACACATGGCAATTATATTTTGACGGAGTAGCCACTCAAAGAGGGTATGGGGTAGGACTGTTATTTATAACACTTGACGAGCTCTATTTACCTTCATCTTTTCGACTTGATTTTCCAtgcaccaataatattgctgaatatgaagcatgtGCAATCGGTCTGGAGATAGCTCTGACAATTGGGGTAAAAAAGATCCAAGTGTTTGGTGACTCATCCATTGTAATCTGCGAAACTCAAgggaaatggaagaccagagatgagaaattgaagccttatcaagaatatctTAAGAAGACTCTAAACACTTTGAGGAAATCTCTTTAG